From the genome of Vibrio navarrensis, one region includes:
- the gltS gene encoding sodium/glutamate symporter, whose amino-acid sequence MNHLITVGALESFLVAISVLFLGHFLNAKLPVLRKFNIPEPIVGGLIVACAITALHFHGVDLQFDLPLQNTFMLMFFATVGLAANYTQLLKGGAKVLLFLAIASVYIVIQNGVGVTLASALGLEPLMGLIAGSITLSGGHGTGAAWSQTFTELYGIENTLEIAMASATFGLIIGGLIGSPVAQRLVDKHQFESEYGRGSKTHEKFPELVTYNEYEEDKVTAKKVIEKLFFLLICVTGAKYIEQWVSAYQIKWLMIPDFVYALFIGVIITNFLEVSKIRKLDAETIDMLGTVSLSLFLAMALMSLKLWNIFDLAIPFLLILAVQSLVLALFTYYVTFRVMGRNYDAAVMAGGHCGFGLGATPTAVMNMGSIVNRFGPSPQAFMVVPIVGAFFIDIVNLVILQGFISFIK is encoded by the coding sequence ATCGTAGGTGGGTTGATTGTGGCTTGCGCCATTACCGCGTTGCACTTTCATGGCGTGGATTTGCAGTTTGATTTGCCCTTGCAAAACACTTTTATGCTGATGTTTTTTGCTACCGTAGGGCTGGCGGCGAACTATACGCAGTTACTTAAAGGTGGTGCCAAAGTGCTGCTCTTTTTAGCCATTGCTTCCGTGTATATCGTGATTCAAAACGGGGTGGGGGTAACGTTAGCCAGTGCGCTAGGTTTGGAGCCATTGATGGGCCTGATTGCTGGCTCGATCACCCTGTCTGGCGGCCATGGTACGGGCGCGGCGTGGTCGCAAACCTTCACCGAACTGTATGGTATTGAAAATACGCTAGAAATTGCAATGGCGTCAGCGACATTTGGCCTGATTATCGGCGGCTTGATCGGTAGCCCCGTGGCGCAACGTTTAGTGGATAAACACCAATTTGAATCGGAATACGGACGTGGTTCGAAAACTCACGAGAAGTTTCCCGAACTGGTGACCTACAACGAATATGAAGAAGACAAAGTAACCGCCAAGAAGGTGATTGAGAAGCTGTTTTTCCTGCTGATCTGTGTCACTGGTGCCAAATACATAGAGCAGTGGGTGAGTGCGTATCAAATCAAATGGTTGATGATACCCGATTTCGTCTATGCGCTGTTTATTGGCGTGATCATCACCAACTTCTTGGAAGTGAGCAAAATTCGCAAATTGGACGCAGAAACCATCGATATGCTGGGCACCGTCTCATTGTCTCTGTTTTTGGCGATGGCGCTGATGAGCCTAAAACTGTGGAACATTTTTGATCTGGCGATTCCATTTCTGCTCATTCTGGCAGTTCAGTCGCTTGTGTTGGCGCTGTTCACTTACTACGTGACGTTTCGAGTGATGGGGCGCAATTACGATGCGGCAGTAATGGCCGGAGGACACTGTGGTTTTGGCTTGGGAGCGACCCCCACTGCGGTGATGAATATGGGCTCAATTGTCAATCGTTTTGGCCCGTCGCCTCAGGCGTTTATGGTGGTGCCCATTGTCGGCGCGTTTTTTATCGATATCGTCAACTTGGTCATCCTGCAAGGGTTTATCTCGTTTATCAAATAG